The following DNA comes from Candidatus Hydrogenedentota bacterium.
TCCACAATCCAGCGCGAATCCAAGAAACATTACACGTTCCGGGTGGACCCCCGGGCGAACAAGCGCCAGATTCGCGACGCCATCGAACAGATGTTCAACGTCAAGGTCACGGCGGTGAACACCATGAATTACGACGGTAAATTGAGTGGGCGGCGCGGGCGTGGCCGCCCCGGTTTCCGGCCCAACTGGAAGAAGGCGATCGTCACCTTGCGCAAGGGCGACGAGATCGAGCTGGTCTAGGAGTAGCGAGATGCCTATCAAGAAACATAAACCGACGACGCCTTCGCGGCGGTTCATGAGCGTGGCGGATTTTTCCGGTCTTTCCCGGAAAGAACCCGAAAAAGCGCTGTTGATGCCGAATCCCGAAAAGGCCGGGCGCAACAATCACGGCCATGTGACAATGCGGCGGCGCGGCGGCGGCCACAAGAAACAGTATCGCATCGTGGATTTTCGCCGCGAAAAAGACGGCGTTCCGGGCAAAGTGACGGCCATCGAATACGACCCCAACCGGTCGGCCCGGCTGGCCCTGATCGTCTATGCGGACGGTGAAAAGCGCTATATCATTGCGCCGGCGCAACTGGAAGTCGGCATGACGGTCATGAGCGGCCCCCAATCCGAATACCAGGTCGGCAACTGCATGCCCCTGCGCAACATGCCGCTCGGCACGGTGGTGCACAACGTCGAATTGACCCCCGGCAAAGGCGCGCAGATGGCGCGTTCGGCCGGCAACGGCTGCCAGTTGCTGGCGAAAGAAGGCCGTTTCGCGGTGCTTCGGCTTCCATCGGGCGAGATGCGGCGCGTGTTGATAGACTGCCGCGCGGTGGTGGGCCAGGTCGGCAACGAAGAACACTTGAATATCAGCCTCGGCAAGGCGGGGCGTTCTCGGTGGCTGGGCAAGCGGCCGAAGGTCCGCGGCGTGGCCATGAACCCGGTGGATCATCCGCATGGCGGCGGTGAAGGCCGTACGTCGGGCGGGCGCCATCCGGTGACCCCTTGGGGCGTTTCGACCAAGGGCCACAAAACCCGGAAACAGAAGAATCCCTCAAACTCGTATATTATCCGGCGGCGCGGCAAGTAAGGCAGGCGGCCGGCAACGAAGGAGATTGAATCGGTGGCACGTTCGATTAGCAAAGGTCCGTTTGTGGACGATCACCTGCGGAAGAAGGTGGAGGCGCAAATGCGCGGCAGCGACCGGCGCGTAATCCGCACATGGTCGCGCCGTTCAATGGTCACGCCGGAGATGGTCGGACTGACCATTGCGGTCCACAACGGCCAGAAGTTTATCCCGGTGTTCGTCACGGAAAACATGGTAGGCCACAAACTGGGCGAATTTTCGCCGACACGCACGTTCCGCGGCCATTCGGGGACGAAAGCGGCGGCGGCTTCGGCCAAGGGCTAACGGACGAACGGCAAGGAGGTTACAGGCATGGCGGTATATACGGCACGGGCGAAGTTCCTGCGCATTGCGCCCCGCAAGGTGCGGCTGGTGGCGGCCATGATCCGCGGCAAAAAAGTCTCGGATGCCCGCACGATTCTGCAATTTGCGGTCAAGCGCGGCGCGCCGATTTTGAACCATCTGCTGGCGTCGGCGGTCGCGAACGCGGAAAGCCTCGCCGCCGAGAAGCGCGAGCGTATCAATACGGACGACATGGTGATTGGCAAAGTGCTTGTGGACGGCGGTCCGACCTTGCGGCGTTACCAGCCGCAGCCCCGCGGCCGCGCCAGCCGCATTCGCAAGCGGACAAGCCACGTGACCTTGTCCATCATGGATTCAGCCAAGTAATTGGAGGAGAGCACCTGTGGGTCAGAAAGTTCATCCAAATGGGTTCCGGTTGGGCGTCATTCGGACGTGGAGTTCCGTGTGGTATGCGGGGCGTGATTATGCCGAACTGCTGCATGAAGACCTTAAACTCCGCGACTACATCAAGAAACGCCTGTACAACACCGGAGTCGCCAAGGTGGATATCGAGCGCGCGGGCCGCAAGGCGAAGGTCCATATCTACACGGCCCGCCCCGGCCTGGTGATAGGCCAGCGCGGCACGGAAGTGGACAAGTTGCGCAGCGAACTCGAAATGCTCACCGGCCGCGAATTGCTCATCAACATCCACGAGGTGCTGAGCCCCGAACTGAGCGCGCAACTGGTGGCCGAGAGCATCGCCCAGCAGTTGCAGCGGCGCATTTCGTTTCGGCGGGCGATCAAAAAGTCCATGCAGAGCACGATGCGGCTGGGCGCCAAAGGCATCCGCCTGCGCGTGTCGGGCCGGTTGAACGGCGCGGAAATCGCACGGACCGAAAACGCGCACGAGGGCAGCGTGCCGTTGCACACGCTGCGCGCGGACATTGATTACGGATTTGCGATCAGCCATACGACCTACGGCTGCATTGGCGTGAAATGTTGGATCTATCACGGTGAAGTGATGCCGGGCGAATATGTTGGAACCCCGGGCACCGACGCGATGTCGCAACGGCGCCGGGAACGCGCGCCGGGCCGTTCGAGATAACGGCCCGCGGGCCCTACGTGGAGAATTACCGCGATGTTAATGCCGAAGAGAGTCAAGTACCGCAAACAACAACGAGGCCGTCGGACCGGCTTCAGCAAAGGTGCCACGTCGGTGGATTTCGGCGAGTTTGGATTGAAGGCGATGGAAGCGGGCTGGGTGACGGCGCGCCAGATCGAGGCGGCGCGTATTGCGCTGACCCGCCATCTCAAGCGCGGCGGCAAGGTGTGGATTCGCGTGTTTCCGGACAAACCGGTCACGAAGAAACCCGCCGAAACCCGCATGGGCAAAGGCAAGGGCGCCCCGGAGTATTGGGTCGCCGTTATCAAGCCGGGCCGTGTGATGTTTGAAATCGAAGGCGTTGCCGAGGAATTGGCCCGCGAGGCCATCCGGCTGGCCGGCCATAAGATTCCGATCGAAACGCGATTCGTGAAACGCGTGTAACGGCGCCAGGAGAAACGACGTGAAAGCGAGAGACATTCGGGAATTGACCCAGGACGAGCTGGAAAACCGCTTGCGCGAGCGGCGCGCCGCCCTGATGAATTTCAAGATGCAACAGGCGACAG
Coding sequences within:
- the rplP gene encoding 50S ribosomal protein L16, producing the protein MLMPKRVKYRKQQRGRRTGFSKGATSVDFGEFGLKAMEAGWVTARQIEAARIALTRHLKRGGKVWIRVFPDKPVTKKPAETRMGKGKGAPEYWVAVIKPGRVMFEIEGVAEELAREAIRLAGHKIPIETRFVKRV
- the rplV gene encoding 50S ribosomal protein L22, which produces MAVYTARAKFLRIAPRKVRLVAAMIRGKKVSDARTILQFAVKRGAPILNHLLASAVANAESLAAEKRERINTDDMVIGKVLVDGGPTLRRYQPQPRGRASRIRKRTSHVTLSIMDSAK
- the rplB gene encoding 50S ribosomal protein L2, with protein sequence MPIKKHKPTTPSRRFMSVADFSGLSRKEPEKALLMPNPEKAGRNNHGHVTMRRRGGGHKKQYRIVDFRREKDGVPGKVTAIEYDPNRSARLALIVYADGEKRYIIAPAQLEVGMTVMSGPQSEYQVGNCMPLRNMPLGTVVHNVELTPGKGAQMARSAGNGCQLLAKEGRFAVLRLPSGEMRRVLIDCRAVVGQVGNEEHLNISLGKAGRSRWLGKRPKVRGVAMNPVDHPHGGGEGRTSGGRHPVTPWGVSTKGHKTRKQKNPSNSYIIRRRGK
- the rplW gene encoding 50S ribosomal protein L23: MNTNPFYIIKSPLITEESTIQRESKKHYTFRVDPRANKRQIRDAIEQMFNVKVTAVNTMNYDGKLSGRRGRGRPGFRPNWKKAIVTLRKGDEIELV
- the rpsS gene encoding 30S ribosomal protein S19, which produces MARSISKGPFVDDHLRKKVEAQMRGSDRRVIRTWSRRSMVTPEMVGLTIAVHNGQKFIPVFVTENMVGHKLGEFSPTRTFRGHSGTKAAAASAKG
- the rpsC gene encoding 30S ribosomal protein S3, producing MGQKVHPNGFRLGVIRTWSSVWYAGRDYAELLHEDLKLRDYIKKRLYNTGVAKVDIERAGRKAKVHIYTARPGLVIGQRGTEVDKLRSELEMLTGRELLINIHEVLSPELSAQLVAESIAQQLQRRISFRRAIKKSMQSTMRLGAKGIRLRVSGRLNGAEIARTENAHEGSVPLHTLRADIDYGFAISHTTYGCIGVKCWIYHGEVMPGEYVGTPGTDAMSQRRRERAPGRSR